The Patescibacteria group bacterium genome has a segment encoding these proteins:
- a CDS encoding DciA family protein has translation MFQRIGGLLTGSLARARITDQAKSAQVMETVSEWLIEQWGREIADIVKPLYVKKKTLILATVNASFASEIRYRQRLLLERISQKHGAGVVESVMVEL, from the coding sequence ATGTTTCAACGCATTGGCGGACTATTAACCGGATCGCTGGCGCGCGCCCGAATTACCGATCAGGCCAAGTCAGCGCAGGTAATGGAGACGGTCAGTGAATGGCTGATTGAACAATGGGGCCGCGAGATTGCGGACATTGTCAAACCGCTGTATGTCAAAAAGAAAACACTGATACTGGCCACAGTCAACGCCTCGTTCGCCAGTGAAATCAGATACCGCCAGCGATTATTGTTAGAGCGCATATCACAGAAGCATGGCGCGGGTGTGGTTGAGTCGGTGATGGTAGAGCTATAG
- a CDS encoding SET domain-containing methyltransferase codes for MTIPDCIKIKKSPTGKGLFAKRTIKKGEIIFHFDGQITNGVHANAEALQIDEDKFLKSTAKYDDFLNHSCNPNCCIDWKALNLVALKNISENEEVTFNYNISEYDLLKGGNFTFKCRCGSKKCIKKIKGFKYLSREQKSEIQKFISPFLKNIFKQEV; via the coding sequence ATGACCATTCCGGATTGTATCAAGATAAAAAAGAGTCCTACTGGAAAAGGGTTGTTTGCCAAAAGGACGATTAAAAAAGGTGAGATCATATTTCATTTTGATGGCCAAATAACTAATGGCGTTCATGCTAACGCTGAGGCTCTACAAATAGATGAAGATAAATTTTTGAAATCTACAGCAAAATATGATGATTTTTTGAACCACTCCTGCAATCCAAACTGTTGTATTGACTGGAAAGCATTAAATCTTGTAGCATTGAAAAATATTTCAGAAAATGAGGAAGTGACGTTTAATTACAATATTTCAGAATACGACTTATTGAAAGGCGGAAATTTCACCTTTAAGTGTAGATGCGGTTCAAAAAAATGTATCAAAAAGATAAAAGGTTTCAAATATTTATCTCGTGAACAGAAAAGCGAAATCCAAAAATTTATCTCGCCTTTTTTGAAAAATATATTTAAACAAGAGGTGTAG